In a single window of the Gossypium hirsutum isolate 1008001.06 chromosome A13, Gossypium_hirsutum_v2.1, whole genome shotgun sequence genome:
- the LOC107893615 gene encoding calmodulin-binding protein 60 C, which translates to MMFPSKRPSPDEGDERCESMVPEPKRRATLENAVRSIMGFGGLSLNRIVLNLEPMLRSWVREEVEKAILSSFHPSSRSLLNQTEASRGRSLQLRFVNKLPSTIFTGSKVEAEDRDTIKIILVDATTETMVSSGSLSSIKIEIVVLNSEFGADERQDWTENEFNASVLRERQGKRPLVTGDVSITLVDGVGNVDNVIFTDNSSWIRSRKFRLGARIVQRISGESTIREATSEAFIVKDHRGELYKKHYPPFLHDEVWRLERIAKDGTFNKRLTSNNIFTVKDFLRLHVIDSSALRHILGCGISNRVWDTTIEHALSCVLDDDEWYSYYGTAQSVGLLLNSIYRVEAATFDGQNYQPVENMTFSQKLLVEDAKRQAYKNVGELVSVDRRATIRPLMPMTSLLPEPLGITNLLLQQPEFSVENEDKPDTSHGNFNHSSTSYVYETEDTNQLQVCLQQDELAIRACNSTLRNSFRMGDTFHSNGENSLSFLSDDHFATEDNSEAEMPIWISTTPPWGHASGSVSTPAASESSSSNFDVNNQRSMGESRDVWPKARWLKLRAVIHWRSFTRGAA; encoded by the exons atGATGTTTCCAAGTAAGAGGCCTTCACCTGATGAAGGTGATGAGAGGTGTGAATCTATGGTTCCTGAGCCCAAAAGAAGGGCTACCCTTGAGAA CGCTGTTAGAAGCATAATGGGATTTGGAGGGCTTTCCCTGAATAGAATTGTGCTCAACCTGGAACCAATGCTGAGATCATGG GTAAGGGAAGAAGTGGAAAAAGCAATTCTATCCTCTTTTCATCCATCTTCAAG GTCCTTGCTTAATCAGACTGAGGCATCGAGAGGAAGAAGCTTGCAGTTGCGTTTTGTTAATAAACTACCCTCTACCATATTTACGGGTAGCAAGGTTGAAGCCGAGGATCGCGATACCATTAAGATTATCCTAGTTGATGCAACGACGGAAACAATGGTCTCATCTGGTTCATTGTCTTCTATTAAGATTGAGATTGTAGTCCTTAATAGTGAGTTTGGTGCTGATGAGCGACAAGATTGGACGGAAAATGAATTCAATGCCAGTGTTCTTCGTGAAAGACAAGGTAAAAGGCCACTGGTGACTGGGGATGTGAGTATCACCCTGGTTGATGGTGTGGGAAATGTTGATAATGTGATTTTCACTGACAATTCTAGCTGGATAAGAAGTCGAAAGTTCAGATTAGGAGCCCGGATTGTGCAAAGAATTTCTGGTGAGTCGACAATCAGGGAGGCTACAAGTGAAGCATTCATAGTGAAAGATCATCGTGGGGAGT TATACAAGAAGCACTACCCTCCCTTCCTGCATGATGAAGTATGGCGTCTGGAAAGGATAGCCAAAGATGGTACCTTCAATAAACGGCTGACCTCTAATAATATTTTCACTGTCAAGGACTTCCTTCGATTGCATGTTATTGATTCATCTGCACTGCGCCAT ATACTTGGTTGTGGGATCTCAAATAGGGTATGGGACACAACCATAGAACATGCTTTATCTTGTGTTCTTGATGATGATGAGTGGTATTCCTACTACGGAACTGCACAAAGCGTTGGACTCCTATTAAACTCCATTTACAGAGTTGAGGCAGCTACATTTGATGGCCAGAATTACCAGCCAGTGGAAAATATGACCTTTTCACAAAAG CTTCTGGTGGAAGATGCAAAGAGACAAGCTTACAAGAATGTTGGGGAGCTAGTTTCGGTTGACCGGCGGGCAACTATCAGACCCTTGATGCCCATGACAAGTTTGTTGCCTGAGCCACTTGGCATCACAAATTTACTTCTACAACAACCTGAATTCTCAGTTGAAAACGAAG ATAAACCAGATACATCACATGGTAATTTCAACCATTCCTCAACATCCTATGTCTATGAAACGGAAGATACAAATCAATTACAGGTTTGTTTACAACAGGATGAGCTTGCAATTCGAGCTTGCAATTCAACGCTAAGAAACAGCTTCAGAATGGGGGACACCTTCCATTCCAATGGAGAGAACAGTTTGTCATTTTTGTCAGATGACCATTTTGCTACAGAGGATAATTCAGAAGCTGAAATGCCAATTTGGATTTCAACTACTCCACCATGGGGACATGCCAGTGGATCTGTTTCAACCCCGGCAGCATCCGAATCATCTTCCTCAAACTTTGATGTAAATAACCAAAGAAGCATGGGAGAGAGCAGAGATGTGTGGCCCAAAGCTAGGTGGTTGAAGTTAAGGGCTGTTATCCATTGGAGATCATTTACTCGCGGTGCTGCATGA